A part of Periplaneta americana isolate PAMFEO1 chromosome 17, P.americana_PAMFEO1_priV1, whole genome shotgun sequence genomic DNA contains:
- the LOC138693258 gene encoding uncharacterized protein isoform X3 produces the protein MDVIKIKPEIDPLAIERSHNSDIEEQKKLSKVRKILDLQLTEINTKCVDHSYDLKSEITFDETPVVKSEVEEGDVLYQRMTEIKTEIIDKSYYLKSEMTLDESPVAIDFPIMKSEVEEEAHELNKVEGEVKLEVTEEEDETLSERPVSKPSKNGLSSTLMPPSSHSTTLHSPATLLHVVGDYPRSSPDYSSSRLCPDRIICDPITAAKQKPLNCPRLSHNHHLRASTPDFTASSVPLRRTDAN, from the exons ATGGACGTGATCAAGATAAAACCTGAGATCGACCCTCTGGCAATAGAAAGAAGTCATAACTCAGATATAGAAGAGCAGAAAAAATTATCTAAG GTAAGAAAAATATTGGATTTACagctgactgaaataaatacgaaGTGTGTGGACCACAGCTACGATCTGAAATCAGAAATTACGTTTGATGAAACTCCAGTCGTGAAAAGTGAAGTTGAG GAAGGAGATGTATTATACCAGCGCATGACtgaaataaagacagaaataatcGACAAAAGTTACTATCTAAAATCAGAGATGACACTTGATGAGTCTCCTGTGGCAATTGACTTTCCCATCATGAAGAGTGAAGTTGAG GAGGAGGCACATGAGTTAAATAAAGTGGAGGGAGAGGTCAAACTGGAAGTAACGGAAGAAGAGGATGAAACCTTAAGTGAGAG GCCAGTCTCGAAACCAAGCAAAAATGGTCTCTCTTCAACTCTCATGCCACCGTCATCACACAGCACAACACTCCACAGCCCGGCCACGCTTCTACATGTAGTTGGCGACTATCCCAGATCGAGTCCCGACTACAGCAGTTCACGTCTCTGCCCGGACCGGATTATCTGTGATCCCATCACAGCCGCTAAACAAAAACCCCTTAACTGTCCACGGCTGTCACACAACCATCATCTTCGAGCGTCGACCCCAGACTTCACCGCGTCAAGCGTCCCTCTCAGGAGAACCGACGCtaattaa
- the LOC138693258 gene encoding zinc finger protein 596-like isoform X1 has translation MDVIKIKPEIDPLAIERSHNSDIEEQKKLSKVRKILDLQLTEINTKCVDHSYDLKSEITFDETPVVKSEVEEGDVLYQRMTEIKTEIIDKSYYLKSEMTLDESPVAIDFPIMKSEVEEEAHELNKVEGEVKLEVTEEEDETLSESIEVASTCNSTAEKECLQRGEKVFKSMTLKRHARVHKGEKPFSCDTCGKMFSTSSDLSRHERLHTGEKPFSCDLCGKTFSVSSNLKKHALVHTGEKSFGCQMCGKKFLRSADQRRHERSHTGEKPFSCNVCGKTFPESSNLRKHAVIHTGEKPFSCHICGKKFSLPGVQKRHERSHTGEKPFSCNVCGKTFPESSNLKNHAVIHTGEKPFSCHICGKKFSRSVYQKRHERLHTGEKPFCCDECGKTFLEFSDLKKHAVIHTGEKPFSCYICGKKFLRSSDQKRHERSHTGEKPFSCNVCGKTFLESGALKKHAVIHR, from the exons ATGGACGTGATCAAGATAAAACCTGAGATCGACCCTCTGGCAATAGAAAGAAGTCATAACTCAGATATAGAAGAGCAGAAAAAATTATCTAAG GTAAGAAAAATATTGGATTTACagctgactgaaataaatacgaaGTGTGTGGACCACAGCTACGATCTGAAATCAGAAATTACGTTTGATGAAACTCCAGTCGTGAAAAGTGAAGTTGAG GAAGGAGATGTATTATACCAGCGCATGACtgaaataaagacagaaataatcGACAAAAGTTACTATCTAAAATCAGAGATGACACTTGATGAGTCTCCTGTGGCAATTGACTTTCCCATCATGAAGAGTGAAGTTGAG GAGGAGGCACATGAGTTAAATAAAGTGGAGGGAGAGGTCAAACTGGAAGTAACGGAAGAAGAGGATGAAACCTTAAGTGAGAG CATTGAAGTGGCATCTACCTGCAACAGTACTGCAGAAAAAGAGTGCCTGCAGAGAGGTGAGAAAGTATTCAAATCGATGACTTTGAAAAGGCATGCACGCGTACACaaaggcgagaagccattcagttgtgatacaTGTGGAAAAATGTTTTCGACGTCTTCTGATCTAAGTAGGCATGAACGCTTACATACAGGGGAGAAGCCATTTAGCTGTGATTTATGTGGAAAGACATTTTCGGTATCTAGTAACTTGAAAAAACATGCACTCGTTCACACAGGCGAGAAGTCATTCGGTTGCCAAatgtgtggaaagaaatttttacGATCAGCTGATCAGAGAAGACATGAACGCTCACATACAGGGGAGAAGCCATTCAGCTGTAATGTATGTGGAAAGACATTTCCGGAATCTAGTAACTTGAGAAAACATGCTGTCATACACACAGGAGAGAAGCCATTTAGTTgtcatatatgtggaaagaaattttcgttaCCAGGTGTTCAGAAAAGGCATGAACGTTCCCATACAGGAGAGAAGCCATTCAGCTGTAATGTATGTGGAAAAACATTTCCGGAATCAAGTAACTTGAAAAACCATGCTGTCATACACACAGGTGAGAAGCCATTTAGTTgtcatatatgtggaaagaaattttctcgatCAGTCTATCAGAAAAGGCATGAACGTTTACATACAGGGGAGAAGCCATTCTGCTGTGATGAATGTGGAAAGACATTTCTGGAATTCAGTGACTTGAAAAAGCATGCTGTCATACACACAGGTGAGAAACCGTTTAGTTGttatatatgtggaaagaaatttttgcGATCATCTGATCAGAAAAGGCATGAACGTTCACATACAGGGGAGAAGCCATTCAGCTGTAATGTATGTGGAAAGACATTTCTGGAATCCGGTGCCTTGAAAAAGCACGCTGTTATACACAGGTGA